Genomic DNA from Urocitellus parryii isolate mUroPar1 chromosome 5, mUroPar1.hap1, whole genome shotgun sequence:
TGAGGAGAACATCAGTGCTGGGGACAGGGTTTAGGACTGGGGAATCAGAGCTCAACCAGGAAGAGAAGGATGCTTTAGTAGGAGAGGGCTGGTACCAATAGTGGGAGATTAGTAACATCTGGAAGattaatcaaataaatgaataagtcaaAGTTAAAGGACAATAGGTTTCTTACTAAACTGGGACATTGGATTGGAATTGGAGTTATTAGTGGGAACTCATGGTTTTCAATATATTtagatacagaaataaatataaagatctGTATTATGCTGAGGAGGAGAATTTAGGTAGGAGAGACTAAAAGAAGGGGAATCATTTGGGAAAAGCTGAGAGCAAAGAATGTGGGCATGAGTTGAGATCAGTTTTGTGGAAAGTTCCCACATGaaacttttagtttttgatgtgttttcctcttggctttttgaaaaaaaattagcactAGGTTGAAGTTTATCCTTCACATATAATTCCATGCCATTATCCCAACTGTTCAAAATATTCCTATGTACCTCCTAGAGCTGTTTGTTGGTGTATGTggagaataaagggaaagagaagtgTGGAATGAAATATGCCTCCTTTTCTACCACCTAATAAAGACAGATGCTTTCAGGACTTCTGGCGGTGACCAGTAGCAAAATGAATAGAGATTCATGATGGAGATAATTATTAACATCAAGGGAAAGCACAGAGGAGCTTCTTTAGAAGGAACAGGATTTAAATTTTGTCTTCCCCATCGTACTACAGGAAGCTGACTCTTGAATGTGGGGAGGCTGTCATCTGATATTTGTGTCAGTGATCATCCTAGAATGTGATATCAAGAAGCCGCCTGATCAGGCAGAAATGAGGAGGTGAATGCAATATGAACAAGTGTTTGCTTAGTTAGTTGGTTGGGTGAATGTGGaacaccaattttatttttttgctgatgAGTTTCAAGAGCACAGTTCTTAGGAAAGACTTCTCTAAATTGctcatttccccttttcctttccttcctattTCTTGCCCTTGCCCTTTGAGTTCCTGCTTTTGTTACATCTGCTTAGCTGTATTTACTGTTTAAAGACTaactctcatggtgctggtcctGGTGATTGCACCTCTCTGTGTGGAATGAGTGGTTTCATGCTGTGGTTTGAATTCTCATGAGACAGTCTCAGGGGTATGTGCCTATTTATTGCTTCTGCTCTCATCCAGTTGAGAGAAAGAGCAGTCGACCACCATGTTTGGATCTCATGTATAAGATGTTTTAAGGAAGGGATGACGCAGATTTTCTGAAGAAAGCAGAAGGGCTCTTTGCAGTATGGCTTCGGAAATCACTTATGCTGAAGTGAGGTTCAAAAATGAACCGAAGTCCTCAGGTACCAATTCAGATTCTCCTGCAggtaaaaaatcattttctggtGGTCAGAGTTAGTGATGTggtgaaggaggaagggaaggtttATAAGCAAGGCATAGGTGATGTTAGTTGCTGTTCTCTGAGTGGTTGTGTCTGGGAAACCCTAGAGTCCCTGATATTTTGTTGCCTGTAGATAAGCATTAAGAGGTTGAGGGGTCGTAAAGTGGCAAAGAAAAGATTTATGATACTTTCCTTACTGGTGCCATTTAGgacaaatgtttatattttattgtatattctcCCACATACAAATATACAGCCATGTGTGTTGGAGTggatttgtatgtatatatattgtgtgtgtgtgtgtgtgtatttttttcctttctttttcttttttccccaccaaACTGAAATCACCCGGTGCTGAGGCTCTCATAAATGGTAGGGAAGTGCTCTCCTACTGTGTTTAATTCCCAGACCTGAAAATGGTTTCTAACTATGAGATGGCAACAAGAAAGCTGATCTTCtcctaaaaatatagttttaaaagatttatctGCTGcagcacatatttttaaagtaaagttgGAAAGAATCTGGAagattatttaaatatacaaaaaattctATGCAACCACAATAAAGAgtataaatgaagaatatttgaaaaaatattcatgatgCAGTGTTAAAGAAAATGGTAGTTAACAAATCAAGATTGATGATATGTCAATTGGGCAAAaatgcacatatgaatatacattttaaaaactgactgagggactggggttgtggctcagtgatagagcgcttgcctagcacatacggggccctgggttcgattctcagcaccacataaaataaaataaatgtactgcgtccaactacaactaaaaaatattttaaaaaactggctgaaagaatgtatattaaaatattaaggacAGTTATTCTCAATGGTAGGAAAtagtgtttttatgtattttataaaatttctacaGTGATCATCATTGTTTCATTCCTATTCCTATTTTTAAGTTATCTACAATCTTATACTATTAGTAATTGTGTGTCACAcatagaaaaggagaagaaaatgaggaagagaaaacAAGGACAGAATTTATTATTgatgaaaattatttgatttcttcttcagcTCCCAAAGAGAACACCACTTCTCTCAAAAGTAATCCCGCTTTTCCCAAGCTGCTTCTTGGATCATTGCTGATACTTTTCCTGCTGTTGGCAATCTTATTCTTTGGTGCTTTTATCAGTAAGTATAGCAATTCAACCAATAATCAATATATGCCTTAAATGAAATGAAGATTTCTCTTAGAAACTGACATTTAACAATGTGTTTATCCAGATAGCTGAACAAGAAAATTTCTCTGGGGAGATAAAATTCAGTTGTATCTATtggaaattttgttcttttttaggaTTTAGTTACTCTCCTACAAAAATAATGGAATCCATTCTCATTAGAGAATTTGAGGAATATATGTGGGTAAACATGTTGGTATAATAGAGTAAAATCTTTGAGGCATCATCTCTGTATTAGGCTCTCGGTGAGGGCAGAATGTTTCCTTAGTAGCACTTATAAATCTAGTCCTGTTTGACTTCACAGACACTTACATTTTGGGGTATGTAATGGACAAGGAGATGGAAAGAAATATTCCAGAAGAATTCTCCAATACATTATCTTCTAATTATTTCTGTTCTGCCCAAGATTATGTGagatttaaaaaccaaattagaaaatatatttttgcatatctTGGCTTTCAGAATTAGTCAAAATTTTAAGCCATAAACTCAGCATACTTTTGGAtagatattttgttcattaatttgGTCATTCAATAAGTGGTAATGGCCTTGTACTATTTGCTACACACAATGTTAGAGAGTCTAGAAAGAGTCACAAATTCTGTCCTCAAGAAACTGAATAGTCAAATGAACCAGGGCTCGCTGGGTGCAGGGGCACATACTTACAGTAATTCCAACTACTCAAGATGCTGAGGCCTGCTCAGGCAACATACTGAGacctccaaaaaaagaagaaccagTGTTTTCAACATTGCATGGGAAGTTTTCTGTAGGTAAGAAGTGAGCACAGGATGTTGAGGTAAGCTTCCTGCAAGAGGTGCCATCTAGAACTGTATTTATCAAGAATGGtatgacatattatatatttggagaaatataaGCATACATGACTGGAACATATAGTGCTACTTGAAGAACTTTGAAATGAAGTTATTAGGGGCAGACATGAACAGGACACAGATTATGAAGTATTGTGTACCATTAtaaagaatttggatttttttccctaaatattattttacaaagtaaATTAGTCTAAAATTTAGTGGGTTAAAAGAGCAATATATTTAGCTCCCACTTCTGAGGTTTGCCAATTTAGATTGGTTTCAGTTGGGAGTTCCTCTGTCCTAGCTGAGTTTACTAGGTCAAAATATTAGAGTCACACTTAACTTCCCTGGGTCCCTTAATCACCAGATCTAAATATGCATCAAGTGTTGGCTTCCTTGATTATATCTCCTATCATTCAAAACTACCTCACTCATGCATACGATGTCAGATACTAGTCATAGATGGAGGAAGAGGATGTCAAGTGGAATGACAGGGGCAATTTCACCACATTTCCATCATCATTTATCAGGCTAGCCTGGGTTTGTTCACATGACCACTTACCGACTTCCAAGACTGAGGGTGAAAGGAATCCAAACATGTTGAAGTCTCATTTTGGAACTGGCACAGtttcttttgcacatttattgGCTAAATGGAGTTTTAAAGGCAACTCACATTCAAGTGGTGGAGAAGCAGACCCCATATCTTGATGGAGAAGCTGTAAATTCACAGTGCAAAGGGATGTGAATACAGGGAGCGTGGAACTTTGAGGCCATTTATTCAGTGTGTCACAGTCATGGTAAGCCATTGAAAAATTCTGAGCAAGGAGTTGATATGGAAAAattatgaaagtttatttttacctAACTGTGACAATGGGTGTTAGAAAAAGAAGTTAGAAGGCCAATGGATAATCTCGTTGAGGCACATGGAGAGCCTGATCCAAGGAAACTGTTAGTGAAGAAAGAGGAGGTAGTTTTGAATGATAAAGGAGATATAATCAAGGAAGCCAACAATTGATGCATATTTAGATCTGGTGATTAAGGGAACCAGGGAAGTTAAGTGTGACTCTAATATTTTGACCCAGTAAACTCAGCAATAATGAATCATTCAAAAAGGTAGACAACATAGGATGAGTAGCAGATTCGTTTGGAAGATGATGATTTAAGTTTTGAACACATTGAGCTGAACCTCAAATGTAATTATTTAGTAGGAGgatcatttttctgtattttaggaGTGAGGTTTGAGTTTTAGAAGTTATTCAGGCAGCTGATAACACCAGGGAATGTATGATATCACTCTGAAAGAAAACTTAGTATGAGAAGTAGGGACAGGGATGAAACTCTGGAGAACACTATATTTTAATAGATGGATGAAGGAAGAGGAGCTTATAAAAGAGTAGAAGCAGCAAAAGTAAGAAATATGAGGCAGAGACAGGAATGAACACTGTCCTAAAaagttaaagagagagagaactgtggTGAAGAATTGCAAGTCCATTTGAAAGATGACTAATAAGAGGTCCTACGATGTTACTGATGACCCATTTCGAGGATGGGTTTAGTGAAATGGTAAAAGCCAAAGTCAGAATGAGGTGGGTCAAGgacaaaacagggttggggaaaagataaaattcaaCTTCTAGGGAGTGAGGTGAGTTTTAATCTGAGAGAGATATGTGCACTTAGGAGTTAGAATCATTTGTGATGGAGAGAGTTAAAggacagaaaaggaagagaacaacATCCTCTTGATTAATCTCGAAGtttctaaaaaacatttttcttttctttaaagtaagCCAgacgatcctcagggttatacaaaatgtcatataagaggtaaggaggggtaagtcaagagaatacaaatggaagacatgatttacagtagaagggctagagagagaaaaggggaggggaggggaggggaggggaggggggatagtagacaataggacagacagcagaatacatcagacactagaaaggcattatgtcaatcaatggaagggtaactgatgtgatacagcaatttgtatacggggtaaaagcgggagttcataatccacttgaatcaaaccgtgtaatatgatgtattaagaactatgtaatgttatgaacgaccaataaaaaaaaaaaaaaaaaaaaaaaataaagtaagccaGAACTGCTTAGAATTAGCAAATTCCTCCTTCTCCTAAAGTCCCaggctatgaaaaaaaattttaaattgtttttattttttgactctattttttccattgttctgtgtgatatgttgttttttttaaaaaaatattttactctaatttgttatctatgacagcagaatgcattacaattcatatcacatatatagagcacattttttcatatctctgcttatatacaaagtatattcacaccattcgtgtcttcttcatacacgtacttagagtagtgatgtctatctcattccaccatctttttttttacctctttgccccctccctcctctaCCCTCACCTTTGCCTTATCCAGAGTTTGTCTAACCTTCCTATGCTCCTCCTCCCAACCCTCTATatatcagcctccttatatcagagaaaacattaggcatttgtttttttgggattggctaacttcacttagcattatattctccaactccatccatttacctgcaaatgccatgattttattctatttcattgccaagtaatattccattgtgtatatatatccacattttctttatccattaatctactgagggcatctaggttgattccacagtttagtcattgtgaattgtactgctataaacactaatgtggctatgtccctgtagtatacagTTTTTAAGCCTTGTGGGTATAGACcaagagagatagctgggtcaaaaggtggttcccattcccaggtttccaaggaatctacatactgctttccatattggttgtaccattttgcagtcccaccagcaatgtatgagtgtgcctttcccccacatcctcgcaaacacttattgttgtttgcacTCTTAAtagttaccattctgactggagtgagatgaaatcttagagtagttttgatttgcatttctctaattgctagagatgttgaatattttttcatatatttgttgattgattatatatcaccttctgagaagtgtctgttcagttccttggcccatttattgattgggttatttgcttttttggtgtttacCCTTttgatattagtgctctatctgatgtacaagtggtaaaaatttgctcccaagctttaggctctctattcacttcactgattgtttcttttgctgagaaaaagctttttagtttgaattcatcccatttattaattcttttttttaaagagagagtgagagaggagagagagagagagagagaatttttttttaatatttattttttagttcttggcggacacaacatctttgttggtatgtggtgctgaggatcgaacctgggccgcacgcatgccagatgggcgcgctaccgcctgagccacatccccagccccccatttattaattcttaattttaatttttgcactataggagtcttgttaaggaagtaggggcctaatccgatatgatggagatttgggcctactttttcttctactagacgcagggtctctggtttaattcctaggtccttgatccactttgagttttgtgcatggtgagagataggggtttaatttcattttattgcatatggatttctagtttcccagcaccatttgttgaagaggctatgttttctccagtgcatgcttttggcacctttgtgtaatataagataattgtaattatgtgggttagtctctgtgtcctgtgttCTGTACCagtggtctaccagtctgttttggtgccaatcccatactgtttttgttactattactccaTAGTATCTTTTATCACTTCAGGATAATATCTGGTATagggatgccacctgcttcattcttcttgctaaggattgttttagcttttctgggtttcttatttttccagatgaatttcatgactgctttttctatttctatgagtaatgccattgggattttgattggaattgtattaaatctgtataatggtTTTGGTAGTataatcattttgataatattaattctgcatatctaagaacaagggagatcttacCATCtctttaaggtcttctttaatttctgtctttagcgttctgtagttttcattgtagaggtctttcatttcttttgttagattggttcctaagtattttattttttttgaggctattgaaaatggggtggttttccttatttccctttcagaggatttgtcactgatatacagaaatgcctttgatttatgggtattgattttgtatcttactactttgctgaattcatttactagttctagaagctttctggtggaatttttgagtcttctaggtatagaatcatattggtaaTTAATCATTGGTAattagtgctaatttgagttcttcttttcctatctgtatccctttaatttctttcatctgtttaattgctctggccagtgttttaagaatgatgttaaatagaagtggtgaaagagggcatccctgtcttgttcccatttttagaggagatgctttcaatttttctccatttagaatgatattggcctggggcttagcatagatattttgtacaatgttgagatatgttcctgttattcctagtttttctagtgttttgaatatgaaggggtattttgtcaaatgcttttttctgcgtctattgagatgatcatatggttcttatctttaagtctattgtgtgaaaattcttaaatgaatttatttgaaCTCCATTCCCTTCCCAAGATTTGGTCTTCATTTGCATCTTATGTTAGGTATTGAAGGAGACTGTAGATAAGTTCCTTTAGATCCCATTATGATGGAACTGTCATGTCCTCTTCTAACTCCTCATCTTTTAACTATTCCTGGAGCtacctaaaatttcaaaaacagtaGGATTAGGCCTGTTGACTGTGAGGTCATGGGGAAAGTTTTCGTGTCCTGCTATGTCCATTTAGGTAATAAGACATTTGTAGATTTTGTTTCTGTGTCGAATGCAAGAAAGCAACAGTAAAGAGAAATGACCTGgtttggggctgtggctcagtggtagaatgctcgtcTCGCATAtttgaagcactgagttcaatcctcagcaccacataaaaataaataaatcaaataaaggtattgtgtccatctacaattaaaaaaaaactttaataaaaagagTAATGACCTAATGCTACCaggaaaatgatttgtttttattctattttccagttttctttaaaaaatattctcagcttcttGAAGAAAAGAACTATAAAGTTTCTATGAAGACCCCAATTTACACAAATTTAACCTGTGTAAGAAACAATTCAACCGTGGAAGGTAAATTCACTGTGCCTAGAGTTCAGTTGCTGACTATATAATTAAGGATCCCAAATCAATATTTATGATTTCTAGGTAGATTACACTAAGAAGAGGAGTCTCATGATCATTCTAAGCTACAAGTTTACAATACATAACACCTgaaattcttatatatttaaagttttcttgATTGTAAAAAAGGATTTATTGCTATTGTATTTCTTCAGCCAGTGCTTCTTTCTGAGGTTTCTGTGCAAGGCTACTCTTTTTCTCATCTGTTGGTTATAACAACTTGATAAAAATGATGATGAATACATTATTGTGAATGTGactattttacattaaaatacactgttttaaaacatttttatgtttacagaaaaattgagcagataatattaaaagattctattttacccccccccccccttggacACAAGCCTAAGTAAGGACATTTGTTATGACAAATGAACcaatattgatgtttttataactaaattcatgattttttccctttggttctAGGAATTAATCTCAGGAtttcacacacgctaggcaagtctttatcactgagccacctctctAGCCAAAAGTTcttgattttctaaattttcaactATTGTACTTTTTCTATACTAAAGTCCCATGCAGTCCCCCACATTACATTTAGTTGTCATCtctctttaaatttatctttgcTGTGATAGTTTTTCAGAACTTCCTTGTTTTTGATAACTCTTAACAATTTTGGGGAATACTGTTCTATGTATTATCGGTTGACCCTCTATTAAAAGTTGAAGTTTTTCTAATGATTATATGgggattatttgtttttgggAAGAGGCTCACAGATGTAAAAAGCTATTTTCATCACATCGTTTTAAGTGTTTGCATTATCAAAGTGATTTTTGACTATTGATGCCAAACTTGATTACCCCAGGTAGTGTTTGTCAGGTTTCTccattgtaaatatatttcctcTCCTATTCCCAGACTACAGAGTTCACAAGGAGGTTGCTGTGtgtagataatattttatttagggtggAGGAGTCATGCTTTCTGTTCATTAGGGTGGAGTGTTACGTTAGGGCTCTCCAGAAGAACAGAAGCAATATGaatatggatatttattttaagaacttgGCTCATGCAATCTTGAGGGCTTGATAAGTCCAAAATTTGGTCTGGGTAACTTGCAGGCTAAAGATTCAGGAAGGAGTGGCAGATTGAGGCCAAAGGAAGTCTGCTAAGCTTTTAAAaggttattatatttttcaatgataaaatatccatttaaaaaatcttctgtgtttttatttagtctattttttcttttgtttgttttttttttgaggggggataTTTACTTGGATTGAATCCTGGGGTCCCAGACTACtgaccacatcccagcccttttttaatttttaattttgagacagggactcactgagttgcttagggatttTCCTTTGTTTCAGGATTGTTTGTATCTTCTTGTTGAAGCATTTTTATCATGGTTGCTTTAAAATCTTTGAAAGATAATtctaacatttttgttatttagtttttttatatctACTGATTATCATTTTTTTACTAAATTTGAAAACTTCCCGGTCCTTAGTATGATTAATTTTTTCTGTTGaaacttgaacatttttattttgaggttttggAGTCTGagttttatttaaacattatattttgctgtttttttttctgataccagTCTAGCAGGTGAAGGGGTCCTTGACACATTACTGCCTGTTGGAGTCAACTTGGCTCCTTGGCACCTGAGGAAAGGAGTCTCCTTGTTATATCTCGGTGAATATTGGAGTTGCAACTTCCATGCTATTTCCTTAGGTTTGTAACTTTAATAAtacatacactttaaaaatacattttcatataacACACCTATTTGCCCTTCTGGCCAATAAAGGAAAAGTCTGGAGTTGTTGCCCAGAGAAATGGAAGTCATTTAGTTCCAGTTGCTACTTTTTTTCTACTGATGCAAAATCTTGGAATGAGAGTCAGGAGAACTGCTCTCGAATGGAGGCTCATCTGGTGGTGATCAACAGCAAGGAAGAGCAGGTACTTTCTAAGAGACAATGGAGTCATGAGCCTGTCTCACTTTGGTACATGTCTTTGCTAAGAAGGGATATTGATGATGTGGCAGAAGACTTTCCATAAGACAGATAGGAGAGGCTCCCTCAGCCTTCAAATGCCACACCTTGTACCTTCTTCAGTGTAACTAACCTACCCCCAGGGATATTGTGGCATTCAACATGTAAGACCTGAGGGTTTAGTGAAAGGATGAAAATGTTTCTGCCTATAACAGCAGTTGGTTATTTCAATATATAACAGTTTTCTGAATTATCAAGTGCTTAACAGAAAGGAGAATCAACTTGAATAGGCAAAGTTCAATCAAGAGATTCATAATCAGCAATCAAGAGTGAAATTTTAAGAACTGTGAAGTGCTGGTTGttgtggtacatgcttgtaatcccaggggcttggaggTTGAGagaggagaatctcaagttcaaagcaatCCTCTGAAATgcagcaaggccttaagcaatttatcaagaccctgtccctaattgaaatataagaaagggtggggatgtggctcagtggttaagcactcctgggttcaatttctggtacaaaaaatTCATgatgttaaaaaaggaaaatgattaaaTTTGTAAGAATTTTCTTATGCACAATTTTGAAGGATGTTCTCTCagtgaagaaaagagggaaagtgAATTTGAGATGGAAATTCATTATGATTGTAGATAGGAATTGCttccatatttaataaaattaaagctcACAGATGATGTCTTTGATCCTTGTGTGCTCAAAGACCTGCAGTTCTGAGGTCCCCATCTGGTTATTCCTGAATCATCTCCTTTTGTTTTCACTTGTGTATGACCATAAAGAGTTCAGTTGAAAAATCACACTGTAcctttaaatatgtataattattagtTGTtagtaaaatctttaaaaatacataaagaagatGGAAATGTTAACTACACCAATTTGATTATTATGCACTGTGTATATGTGTCAAATTATCAAGTTATCTGATagattttactattaaaataagaaagaagaaataaatcaccaaaattcttttaaaattatttttattggtgaattatgtTTACACATGAGAGCAGGCTTCAT
This window encodes:
- the LOC113201518 gene encoding C-type lectin domain family 4 member A-like, which codes for MASEITYAEVRFKNEPKSSGTNSDSPAAPKENTTSLKSNPAFPKLLLGSLLILFLLLAILFFGAFIIFFKKYSQLLEEKNYKVSMKTPIYTNLTCVRNNSTVEGKVWSCCPEKWKSFSSSCYFFSTDAKSWNESQENCSRMEAHLVVINSKEEQDFLTQYMDKKSAYFVGLTDPEGQGHWQWVDQTPYNQSATFWHPGEPSHSDEHCVIVNHRPTSLQWGWNDAPCEKQLSVCEMMKIYL